ACTCCATCGAAGGGCGTCGTGTGCGGGAAGCCTTGGAGCGCTGGGTCAAGGGGGGCGCCTTCGTCGCACTGCTGGCCGCCCTCAAGAGCGGCGAGCGCGACGGCATCGAAGGACGGTTTGTTGACTCCTTCCGGGAGAAGGGCGGGTATCACGAGATCGACCCGGAGCACGTGCGAGCGACACAGGTGGTGCGACAGTTCGTACAGCACCTCCGGGCGCGGTTGTTAGAGGCCGGTCGGCTGGACCTGCTTGACGTTCATGTCGCCGAGGTCGGGCGTCGGCTCGAAGCGGGGCAGGCACGGTTGTCCGAGGGGCAGCAAGAGATCCTGGACAATCAGGAGATCCTGCTCGGCAAGCAGAATGAGATGCTGCACCGCCTCGGGGACGGGCCGTCCGCGTTGACGGACGACGACCTCGACGAGGCGGAGCGCCGCCTCAGGGCGGCGTCCGAGAGCCTTCTCACATGGCCGACCACGACCCGGGGCGTCTGGCTGGACCGCCCCGAGCTGGAACACCTCCTGGTCCGCGTCGCGACGGAGGACACGTCGGTGACGCTGATCGAGGGCGACCGGGGGACGGGAAAATCGGCCCTCCTCTCGGTGTTCGCACAGCGGCTGGGAGCGAGCGATGTGACGGTCGGCGCGGTAAAGGCCGACCGGCTCCCGCTGGGGCTCGTCGACGCGGATGACGTGATCCCGGACGTGCCCGGCGGGTGCGTCCGGGGCATCCGCGAGCTGGCCGCGCGGCAGCCGGTGGTGGTCGTGCTGGACCAACTCGACGCGCTGAGCGACGTGAGCGACGTGCACCCGGGGCGCCTCAACGCCGTGCTCGACCTGATCGACCGGTTGCGCGGCGCGCCGGGGGTGAGCGTGGTTGCGAGCGTCCGGCCGTTCGAGCGTTCGGTGGACACGCGGCTTCAGTCGTCGTTCCGTGAGGTTGTCGGCTTGGAGTCCCCGTCGTGGGAGGCCATCGAGCCCCTGCTCACCGAGGGCGGACACGACACCTCGTCGATGAGTGTCGCGCTCCGCGAGCTCCTGCGCGTCCCCGAGTTTTTACGCGTGTACCTCCGCGTGGCCGCCCCCGACAAGGCGTATGCGTCCTGGCATCGGCTCTACGACGACTACTGGCAAACGAGCGTGTTGCCAGCGCACACCGACGCCGCGGAGCTGGTCCGCGTGCTCGTCGAGCGGATGAGCGAGGAGGAGGCGTTATGGGTCCCCTCCTCGCTCGTGGACGCCCACGCGAAGGCGTACGACGCCCTGCTGCGTGCGGACGTGCTCGCGCGAGATGGGGACCGCGTTGGGTTCCGGCACCAGGCGCTGTTCGAGTTCGCGCGGTCGCGGAGGTTCACAGACGGGACGGGCTCCTTGGTGGAGTACGTCCGGAAGCGGGAGGATGGGCTGTTCGTGCGGCCGGTCCTGCTCGCCGGGTTGACCGCACTCCGGAGCGGGAGCCCGAGGCGGTACCGCGACGCCCTCGCGGCGTTTCTCGGTGGCAGCTTCCGGGCGCACATCGAGCAGTTGGTCGGGGAGTACGTTGCGGCTCAGGAAGAGCCGACGGCCGAGGAGCTCGCGGCCCTCCTCCCCCGCCTCGACGGGCCGCGCGCGAGGCAGACGTTCGCCGCCATGCGCCAGAGCGCGGGGTGGTTCCGCGTGCTCGTCGCGAGCGGCACCCTAGCTCGGGAGATGCGCCGACCTCCGGACGAGGCCCTGGCCGTGCTGGGCATCCTCGGGGCTGCGTCGAAGCGAGGTGACGGGCAGGCCGTGTTCGACTTGGTGCGCGCGCACTGGCTGGGCGCCCCGGCGTACGACGAATACGCGCTGTCGGCGCTGGACGAGATGCCGTCGTGGGCGCCCGAGGTCACGCGAGCGATGATGGAGGTGGCGTACCGCTTTCCCCGAGCGTTCCGCCACCACATCGTGATGATCGGGCTCAAGGGCGACGCCGCGGCGGGGTTCGAGGCTCTCCGTGCAGAGCTTGACCGCGAGACCGAGGAGGCGTTTGCGGCCAGCGAGGCGAGCGGGAACGCGACGCGCGCGGCGGAGCCGAAGGGCGAACTCGCCGCGTCTGCGTACCGTGAGCAGGCGCGCCGGAGCGTGGTGCGCGAGTGGCACCAGTGGCCCGAGATTGCAGGTCGCGTGGGCGACGCGCCGGATGTGTTCGCGAAGACGGTATGGGCATGGTTCGAGGGCGCCCTCCTGGACGAGCCCGCGTCGCGAGACCGTGCCTTTATGTATCGAAGCCCTCTCATCGACAGCGGATGGGACGACGACGAGACGGAGCGGGACCGGACGCTGCTCGGCGTCGCGACCCGATTTCTGACGGCGCTCGGGGAGGCCGATGAGGGCGCCTACGCGGCGGCCGTCGAGCGGCTATCGAACGACGACCGGATGCGGTCGCACCGCGCCGTCGCGCGGTCGTTTGCTGCCCTCGCGGGTCGGTACACCGAGCCGGCGGTGGCGTATCTGCTGGGCGACCCTCGCAGGCTCCTGCTCTCCACGATCAGGAGCGAAGTGGGTGAGACCGTCGCGCTGCTACGGGCGCTCTCCCCACACCTGACGACCGGTCAGCGGGACGCACTCGAAGCTCAGCTCCGGGCGTTCGCTCCGCCTCGCCCCGACGACGAGGACGAGACGCGGTGGGCGGACGTGACCGATCGGGCCAGGCTGCGGCTGATGCGGGGGATGGAGGACCCGAGCGATGCT
The sequence above is a segment of the Rubricoccus marinus genome. Coding sequences within it:
- a CDS encoding ATP-binding protein; translation: MMLEGLLLGVAGSVTADWLSKGGAWVLSRSPVSKAIGDTVRRYDSIEGRRVREALERWVKGGAFVALLAALKSGERDGIEGRFVDSFREKGGYHEIDPEHVRATQVVRQFVQHLRARLLEAGRLDLLDVHVAEVGRRLEAGQARLSEGQQEILDNQEILLGKQNEMLHRLGDGPSALTDDDLDEAERRLRAASESLLTWPTTTRGVWLDRPELEHLLVRVATEDTSVTLIEGDRGTGKSALLSVFAQRLGASDVTVGAVKADRLPLGLVDADDVIPDVPGGCVRGIRELAARQPVVVVLDQLDALSDVSDVHPGRLNAVLDLIDRLRGAPGVSVVASVRPFERSVDTRLQSSFREVVGLESPSWEAIEPLLTEGGHDTSSMSVALRELLRVPEFLRVYLRVAAPDKAYASWHRLYDDYWQTSVLPAHTDAAELVRVLVERMSEEEALWVPSSLVDAHAKAYDALLRADVLARDGDRVGFRHQALFEFARSRRFTDGTGSLVEYVRKREDGLFVRPVLLAGLTALRSGSPRRYRDALAAFLGGSFRAHIEQLVGEYVAAQEEPTAEELAALLPRLDGPRARQTFAAMRQSAGWFRVLVASGTLAREMRRPPDEALAVLGILGAASKRGDGQAVFDLVRAHWLGAPAYDEYALSALDEMPSWAPEVTRAMMEVAYRFPRAFRHHIVMIGLKGDAAAGFEALRAELDRETEEAFAASEASGNATRAAEPKGELAASAYREQARRSVVREWHQWPEIAGRVGDAPDVFAKTVWAWFEGALLDEPASRDRAFMYRSPLIDSGWDDDETERDRTLLGVATRFLTALGEADEGAYAAAVERLSNDDRMRSHRAVARSFAALAGRYTEPAVAYLLGDPRRLLLSTIRSEVGETVALLRALSPHLTTGQRDALEAQLRAFAPPRPDDEDETRWADVTDRARLRLMRGMEDPSDAFGEERQAAEETYPDLPDEAVRMTGFAAVRPPVPSPRLAELGAEEWTETMDRVLGGEAAALAEAHHEDDVPPPHLGGVEQQASAFGEAATAAPGEAWEVLDQLADVRYEPFVTELIGGIASSKEEAAVALRPLLPERVARFDAAGFASPSFRYRSSDALARVRGGLDVETLARLESWFWEADVSTVEVSDPTGDRVQPLLFGNAPLILGGGKGHMLEAMAAGCFYRPEPAFPWWTAFIGRLAEAEPHERTAATAIRLSGDLFHRSNPDHARATEALAALVRACPEAVTRPEGLIGLSQVLRHLDPPEAALDLADLVRGLAWDGAEQAYGEMMIALHVGTHRDASAARIREGTQQGDDTLLGMAFGAAALWVQAKSERPLLLEVLEAATASDDEHAAGAAHRAVQSFALGSPPRAWVPEDEALIRAILASDPALRTAFEGVLAAAADRIRLAPDLAHEAATAVVSGVERGVFDRWQRARLAEPLLQIALTLHRFPGHREHGLALFESVYTLGLGAARAAIQTLDRNPFRS